The window atgaggtgatactttcgcagtatatgtctggacttcttagttgttctaggctcctttgctagtgcaacggtaccactattatcacaatagaggaccactggactggacgcactaggaacaacacccaagtcagaaacaaactttctgatccaaacagcttcttttgcagcttcggaagctgcaatatactcggcctctgtcgtcgaatcagccaccgtatcttgcttggaactcttccagctcactgccccaccattgaggcagaaaacaaaaccggattgcgatttggagtcatctttgtctgtttgaaaactagcatcggtgtaaccctttacaaggagctcatcttcgcctccaaatattaggaacatatccttagttcttctcaagtacttaaggatactctttacaattgtccagtgaggttcaccgaaatctgactgatacctgctcgtaacacttagagcaaaggaaacatctgggcgcgtgcaaagcatagcatacatgatcgaccctatggctgaagcataaggaatcgtactcatcctcttttgctcatcaggtgtcgtagcacactgactcttgtttagagtaatgccatgtgacattggcaagaaacctttcttggaatcttgcatattgaaccgattcaatatcttgtcaatgtacgtgtcttggctcaatccaattagcctttttgatctatctctatagatcctaatacccagaatataagccgcctctcctaaattcttcatcgaaaaactctttttcaatgaggttttaacggcttcaagcattggaatatcatttccgatcagtaatatgtcatccacatataggaccagaaacacaagtgcgctcccactagcctttttgtaaacataaggctcatcttcattcttgatgaagccaaaccctttgactacttcatcaaaacgaatattccaactccgagatgcttgcttcaatccatagatggacctctgaagcttacatattttcccagcatttttaggatcgacaaaaccttcaggctgtgtcatatacacatcctcacttagatgtccattaagaaaagcgattttgacatccatttgccatatctcatagtcataatatgcggcaattgctaggagaatccgaacagactttagcattgcgacgggcgaaaaggtttcctcatagtcaacaccttgaatttgtcggaaacctttcgccaccaatcgtgccttatagatgtgaacatttccatccatgtctaattttttcttaaaaatccacttacagtcgacaggtcttacactgtcaatctgatcgaccaagttccaaacttgattatcatgcatggattttaactcggattccatggcttcaagccatttgtcggagtcgggtcccatcattgcttctttgtaggtcaagggctcatcattttccatcaataatacatggcgctcctccgtaataaggaggttgagcttgtcagtagcgcgacgtgcccttatagaccttcgtggggctggtgcctcaactacgggttctacaacatcttgcacatcccgtggatcttcagtgggtgctgaaacagtttcgggtgtttcctgaatttcttcaagttgcaccttgctcccactaaatccttttgagagaaactccttttctaagaaaacaccattgcgagcgacaaacactttgccttccgccttattgtaaaaataatatcctttggtttccctaggataccccacaaagaaacatttgtctgactttggagtgagcttatctgacatcaaacgtttgacataagcctcacatccccaaactttgagaaaagataatccgggacgcttcccagtccatatctcatatggtatcttctcaacagacttacttggaaccctattcagtgtgaacgcagcagtttcaagagcataaccccaaaatgacaatggaagatcagcttggctcatcatggacctaaccatgtccaacaaggttcggttcctccgttcggataccccattccattgaggcgttccgggcggagttagctgcggaataattccacattgcttcaaatgatcaccaaattcaaggctcaaatattctcctccacgatcagatcgcagaaatttaattgtcttgcctaattgattttgtacttcattctgaaattctttgaacttttcaaacgattcagacttgtgcctcattaagtagatatagccatatctactaaagtcatcagtgaaagtaatgaagtactgaaaaccacctctggctattgagctcattggtccacatacatcggtatgtacaagtcccaacaagtcactcgccctctcactctgaccagtgaaaggcgctttggtcatctttccaagcaaacaagactcacatgtgtcaaatgattcaaaatcaaatgagcttaacaatccatctttatggagttgttcaatgcgcttctcatttatatgacctaagcgacaatgccaaataaaagtgggattcaaatcatttggtctaagcctcttagtattaatgttacagacagatttatcctcaagatcaagaacatataattcattcaccaatggacaatgagcataaaaaataccattgcaaaagatagaacaatgtttgttctcaattacaatcttaaaatcaccaacttcttccaaacatgaagaagaaataatgttcttgctcaaagtaggaatgcaataacaattatttaattccaaaactaatccggagggtagagacaagtggtaggtgccgaccgccaacaccgcaacctttgcgccattgccgacccgaacgtccaactcgcctcttgcaaatcttctagtctcacttagaccctgcaacgatttgcaagtatgaatcatcgatccagtatcaaatacccatgattcactagaagataatgcaatatttatttctataacatttatacctgaagtggaagtctcacttcccttcttcttcttcttttcttccaagtacttcttgcagttcctagaccaatgtcccttttcatgacagtggaagcattcatcttcagaagtagagccagatttggccttaggtgctggctttagcttagagcctgaggactcaccaccagaactcttttccttgcctttacctttgggattaggaggcgtccaacgcttcctctttttgttccccttctgaatcatcatcacatgattgggattcttcttaatgctctcctctgctgtttttagtatcccatgcaactcactcaatgttttatccaagccattcatctgaaagttcatgataaaaggctcatagctcgccgggagcgactggagaataacatcagtagccaagtctatccaaagtctcaatgtaaccaatcattttgatcacatgaggactgactgggctaccttctgccagcttgcacgcaaataaggattttgagatattgaacctctcagtcctggcttggttctgaaacatcccacgcagcccctcgatcatggtatgagcatccgcatgctcatactgcttctgcagatcaggggacatggtggcgagcatcagacagctgacatcaagtgagtcattgcagtgcttctcataagctctgcgatcagcagcagttgcattgtcagggagatcatcaggatatggctgctcaagaacatactcatttttctcttgcctgagaacaattctcaggttgcggtaccaatcaataaagtttgttccattcaacttttctttctcaagaacagaacgcaaattgaaagcggaattgttattggcagacatgatctacaacattaaagtaaagcaagatttcagcactaagtttatgtaaagactttcattaactgatttaacaaaagacaacctactatatcaaagtcatcttccctctaatgacatatagtggttcaagatccataatcactaaaattctagtgagctttagcatcacggctagaaaagtagtgatacaggtaagtaacaaattactaatcacatctctatgcgactcttgtttgttgggtggcatccaatgccccggccccaaccctatgccttaaagcccaaaactgttttgatagctttgctgagtaaaccaatactatgcttgtgaatgtccgacatccaccctatacaaaagtgatagctgagggtactctactttggtaaacctaccacacaacgatcaaaatttataggtgcagctattggtaaaaggcataaaaaactcaaccttttctgagggaaactattctatcatgattaaagcatccaccatatgtaaaagcatgaaaaaatagtatgacaggaaaataaacatcacaagcatataatcatattatattgtgaatagtatggcctcttgcatcacaatgggcaccatcgccatggctccaaggtgacctccattgccatccgtcctgtcttgtggtgatcatcatcgccatcatgattgaagcctccatgaaaagatactaagctactacatctaatagctagtgaaataattacatgaggattcaaacatcacaagtcgacacgcaggtcattatacaataatggtgcaacctcaacccggttgtgttaacttgcgacacgcaggccgcacaaatcatcacatacatcatcacatgatattgaggccataccattcacatcacaccctgcaaaaacaagttaggcgtacgacgtgttctaccaaagtagcgcttaggaAGCCGCTATAGCGAGAAAGCAATGGCGGTCCCGCCccccgcgggtctcagggcagcgccctgaaaacctcacggaattacacagatcgcatctatggaatccctatgaaaatctcatcagagtgatcgcatcacctcaaatctgagccattcataatgcctcaattttcactaggtcaatcaccttgaccgtgcaaactttgcacttgagaagactgcatctacacatgaccttgatctgttggttcaatctgctgactatgcacacagttagtcccgatggtgattccagctggtagggacatgtcgtatgcataacagagtgccgcgcaatcaactcgctccagttttaaccccttatgaccaattgatctaatcaaaccgtgcaaaaataatagatccaatctactacaacaacatatcacctatatgcaaaagatcctgaccaaaaactacgcaagatggctctggtaccactgtagggaaacgggtaggctacgctagcatcactaccgcataaacccaagatacttgcgagtagaagatcatagatcgttaccactagacgcgcagcgcagcggaagaagtcgcgcgtcgatgtagaggaagtagtcgatcacgtcccacgaaccgagctcctcgtacttgatcccagcagccgatcagcgcagcagtcgcagcagcgcctccacggagtccacacgtacggggatgaaacgccgggcgtcggtgtgctagcaccgcatgcacggcaagggcggcggccgagagagagggaggggcggcggctagggaggtggcgcggctcaggtcttcgcccccctagcccctccctcatatatatagggcgtactaatgggcttctatctcataggcccattagtaaccctaatccctcttggatcaatatccacttgggcctttaaaccgtattgtgatgatgggctcttgggcatatcaccaacagctTGAGAAGGGGTTTGTGCCAAATGAGTCAACATTTGTTGCTGTTTTGTGTGCGTGCACCCATGCAGGGCGTGTGGATGAAGGAAAGGAGGTTTTCAGGTCCATGCGGGACCATGGGGTTGAGCCCCCGGCGGGAGCACTACGGATGCTTGGCTGATCTCCTTGGACGTGCAGGGCTTGTGGAAGAAGCTGAAGCTGTGTTATTGGACATGCCAATGGATCCACATGCATCACAGTGGGGGTCTCTAATGTCATCATGCTTGATGCACAACAACATTGTTGTGGGCCAACGTGTAGGAAAGAAACTTATTGAGCTAGAGCCCGATGATGGTGGACGTTATGTTGTTCTGTTTAATCTATATGCAGTCAATGGTTTATGGGATGATGCAAAAGCTGTTCGGCAGATGATGGAGGAGAGGGGAGCCAAGAAGGAGACGGGCTTGAGCTTTATAGAGTGGAATGGTTTGGTCCATGAATTCATGTCAGGGGATATGAGACACCCCCAAACAAGGATGATCTATGCATTATTGGAAGATATGGAGCGGAGGTTACAACTGATTGGTTATGTCAAGGATACCAGCCGAGTGCTTATAGACATGGACGATGAGGAAGATAAGGGTAGTACCTTATCCTACCACAGTGAGAGGCTTGCATTAGCATTTGGAATCCTAAACATTCCCCATGACATGCCTATTCGTATTGTCAAGAACCTTCGAGTGTGCCGTGACCGCCATGTGCATGCCAAACTTGTATCCAATCTCTACCAGCGTGAGATCATTGTGCGTGACCGCCATCGCTTCCACTTGTTCCGTGATGGGGTTTGCTCCTGCAATGACTATTGGTGAAATTGCTACTGACTACTGGGTATAGCATGGTTATCAACATCAATCTGAAAACAGCAACTAAAACAGATTATCAGATTACACGTGACTGTCACAACCAAGGTGAATGTGGAGGATAAGAGAAACCATGGTAACATTTCTCGTCATACTATTTTTTCCCCAATATCATATATCATGAATAATGTTCTGTTTATATGCAAAGTAAACATTTTATAGCTTTTTTAAGATGTAAATAgcctcaactctctctctctctctctctctctctatctctctctctctctctctctctctctctctctctctctccctctctccctctccctctctccctctctccctctctctctttttctcattTCTGTTTTCTGAATGTTATTGCCTGATGTGTGAACTTCTTGACTAAACAGTGGTTCTTTCGTTTGTTCTTCATTATTCTTCTACTCACTAGTCACTTTGTCTTGCTACTAGGTTCCCCGTGTTGGTCTCCATGAAAGACTGAATTTCCCTGAGAACAGAATCTGATACTGCATAGACTGCTGTTGCAGTCTGCATTTCCTGATGACCAGTGTCTGTGGAGGACGGCCTACCATTTACTTCTAAAGTTCCTACCTCCCATACTTCATCCAGTTTGGAGTCCCAATGCTTGGCTAATTGTCTTGTTGGCACTCAATAGTCAGAACTCCGAAACAAACAAAGGACGGGTTGATCTTGGGGCCGGTTTCTGATGTTTAACATTGGTTATTGTGATCTCCGGTTTCATCTTCTGAACCTCGGCTCAAGTTATCCCCTGCCAAAGTCAACTCTACTTGAGGCCTGGGGCCATCAGAATCAGATGCTCGCCTGGAGTCATGAAAGATCCCAGACTCTCAGTAAGTCATAACAatcctgtctctctctctctctctctctctctctcagttcCGATGGACTACTCAAGTGGCGCGTCGGCGTCGgggagggcgcgggcgcggtGGTGCTACTGCCGCTGCTTCCGCCGGTGGTgccgctgctgctactgctgcaacTGCTTCCCCGACGAGCCGCCGCCTACGCCTAGGGTCCCGGGCTCTCAGGTGCCGATCCTTCCGCCTCCTCTCGACTAAACTAAGTTCATCCGTGCCACGCGCTCCCTCGATTCGGACTTCGGAGACCGTCGGCGCGATTTGCTGGGTCGTTACTCCGTTGATCGCGTGGTCGGGCAGGGTAGGTGCTCCGAACTGGAGTCTTGTGTTCGGATTGGACTGGATGTAGCCTGTTGACTGCTGTGTTGCCTTCTGTGGAAACCGTGATCGTGTCGCCGTCCTGTTGGGACTTGGGGTGGAGCAGTCTGCACTGATTCGTGCACTCTGCATCTGTTAGAGACTTAGAGGCTTAGAGCTTTCAGGGTTTAGCACTGCATGTTTTGGCAACTAGTCAGGAATCGGTATAATTGAGCAGCCTTCGATTCCAGCCTTCCAGGGATGACTTTAGATTGCATGGTTCCTTCTGAACAATAGTAATTCATGCCCAGAAGCAGGCCAGGCCTTCAATTGTTACTCTTATTTGTTGCCATTTAAGCTCATCTGTTTTGATTATGTGTTGAACAGCTGAGTTACGCACCATTAATGTGTGTAGAGTGGTAAGGACAGATTCCGGGGGACCGTTTAGGTTTCATGAATAGGTGGCAGTTGATCACGCTGGACTGATGCCTGATGGTGTGGTTGTGCATACATGAGTTCCTCTACTCTATAACTGCTTCTGACACTGCAAACGATTGATGACACAAGTTAACCGATGTTGGATATTCTGACTTAGTTAGTTGATTTAGTATCAGTTATCCCTTGAAAATCTAAAAGCAATAAATCTTGAATATTTTCCGTTCCGTTAGGTACCCCAAGGATGTTGGATTATTTTGCATGTTTACTAGCATTATGCTTATGCTGTTGTACCATAGGAATACATGAACAAATGGTTTTGTTTTGACCTTTGTTATATTTCATTTGATCAGGGAGATGCTCATATAGGCATATGAGCACCGTGAGGAAATCGAGTACTGTCGTCATGTACACTAGGAAAATGGCTACCTTATTCTTGAAGTAGATGTTGAAGAAGCTCCTTTTCAGATGGTTGCTGGACAATAAATTTGACTGTACACTAGGCAAATAGTTACTTGTGATGAGGCTGTTTAAAGTATTGCGCTCATAATGCTACCTTACCTAGATGGGAAACAACGTAGCACTTGTAATACTAATCTGTGTGACATGGTTTGCTAAACCAAAGTGCATACTTGTAAAATCTAACTGGCACTTTCTGCATACACTCGGATGTACATAAACAAGATATTATAATCTGTTTCTCGCCAAAGATACTTGTGTATGTTTATATCTCGCCAAGATAGTTCCAGATTTTGATATATGTACTAAGGTTCTTGATGAATGTCTGGATACAATTGTGCTGTTACATTGCACATTTCTCCTCCTAACTGGGAACCCCTAGTGTTTCCAGAACTACTTGTTCCTAATACCATTTGGTTGTGCCTGGAAAAGAAAGTTTAATTGCATTGTGTTTTACTCGTCGCTTTGCCATTCTATTGCAAGCGGAGGAAAAGAAAATTCACAACCATGTATCAAACCTGTGACATGCTCACATGCTCAAGCAGCATTAACATTCCGAGCTATCTATTGTGTGCACAAACAATTGGTTGTATCATGTGGCGTGCTGGGGTTTACTATTTCAGAAACTCCTTGTCTGAATTGCTGGGTGCATTTCTGGAGGTATGTCTTGTGTCGCTGCCTGACTGAAACCCCGCACTAAGTattaatcatgcatgcatgcatatcccTATTTGTCACTTGGGGCCATATGCCTGAACTGTCAGCTGCAGCTGTGCTGTTGCgtaggtgtgtttagttggtgaaaaagtttgggttttggtactgtagcacatttcgttgttacttgacaaataatgtccaattatggactaattaggcttaaaagattcagctcgtggtaatcagttagactgtgtaattagttatattttttaactgtatttaatactccatgcatgtgtccgaagattcgatgtgacaggtatTGTGAGAaactttttgggaactaaacggggccttacATGCATCCTGTAATGGCCCACTGAAAGGTTAGTGTCAGCAATCAATATGCatgccttgttcggctggcggATTCAGCCGGATTCAGCCAGCcacaatagtatttttctctcacgcaAAATCAGCCCAACcaccagccaaccagccagccaacagtatttttctctcacgcgaaatcagccagccatccagccagccagccgaacaaggcatTGTTGGCCCTGCCCTGCAGCACTGACGGCTCGTCTTCTGGATGCTAGCTCATTTCTGGTCATCCATTATTGCAGCAGCTTGCAGCGAGTCCCATTCCACCTGCAACATCAGCAAACAGATTGAGCAGCCTGAATGCCTCGTCAACTTATTCTTCGTCGGCAACAGCAGCTCGGAGGTAACAGCTCGTAATCGCACACTAAAACTTCAGGAAGATTCTCGCGCTGCACTACAAGGTTTTGCCTTGAAACTGAATAAGCAGACGCTGGGTTGTTGGCTACACCCTGTCTATGAATGAAAAGGATGCAAATCCATTCTCTTGATCTGGTCTGCGCAAGCAAGTCTGATACTCTGATGTGTCACAATATGCATTTGAAGCTGAGCTCTGGTCCAACTACTAGTCTCCATCACGGATCGGCACTTCTGAATACTCGTGCCGACTGCTGGCTGACTGTCTCATCGTATGTTAATCCGGTCACAccattttttaatttattttgcaCGAGCGCTGCCAGTGCCTTCGGGCTACCAGTGCAGGCTGCGTGTCTCACTGTTTCGCTTGCCACCtccctggctggctggctggctgcgtCGCCGCTCGAATTGAGGACCTTGAAAAGCTGAAACGAGCCAGGCAACCCTGGATCACCGATGAGGATGACCATGCCCTCCTGTTCTGCACGGACTGGTGATTGCAGCATCAGCTCAGCCTGCAAGCTCCAGTTCAGCTCTGGCCACGCCCTCACATGGTCAACAAAGTAAGAGAATTCCTCGCATTTTTGTCCACTTGTGGCCATTGGTATAGTGTGCTACAGCGCCTTTACACTTTACGCCTGCCAGGCGGCCAGATCAAGGccatcccctccccctcttggGGTCAACTTGGTACTGACCAGAGGGAGATCACATGCAGCAGTACTCTACTCTGTCAGGTAGATGTGTCAGTCAGAACCAGGCATCAGGCAATGGGGCGCCTGGCgacggatggatggatgggaGAGAAGAGATCTTCCATGGCAGCTTTGCCCCCTGTGATGATACGGTACTGCTGCAGCTCAGTTCCTACCGCGAGCAGAGTACTCTGCTGCCCTCCCTGCGGTGGCGCCGCTGCTCCCGGGTCAACAACTGGATCAACCAGGCAAAAGcttctttttttctgaaaagaACAGGCAAAAGCTTCCAGCGGAGGCGAGCTGAGAGTTCTGATTCTGACCACTGGCTCTGTTCCTACACCTCCTTGTTCTCTGGCTGGAGCGGAGCCTAGAGTTCTAGCATGGACATCAGAGAGTTCTAGCATGGAACTCGAATCAAGCAGCTCCAAACATGGGGATGTCTCTTTCTCTTGCTGGAGCGGAGCCT is drawn from Panicum virgatum strain AP13 chromosome 1N, P.virgatum_v5, whole genome shotgun sequence and contains these coding sequences:
- the LOC120653571 gene encoding putative pentatricopeptide repeat-containing protein At5g40405, with the translated sequence MGLSPRREHYGCLADLLGRAGLVEEAEAVLLDMPMDPHASQWGSLMSSCLMHNNIVVGQRVGKKLIELEPDDGGRYVVLFNLYAVNGLWDDAKAVRQMMEERGAKKETGLSFIEWNGLVHEFMSGDMRHPQTRMIYALLEDMERRLQLIGYVKDTSRVLIDMDDEEDKGSTLSYHSERLALAFGILNIPHDMPIRIVKNLRVCRDRHVHAKLVSNLYQREIIVRDRHRFHLFRDGVCSCNDYW